A window from Micromonospora profundi encodes these proteins:
- a CDS encoding YcaO-like family protein: MPFRSVPAEYALATASTEIKRLGLTARAVALGPAASPTMRVTLFRDGALVAVGVGKGAGPQGAASAYFEALERHLMSARDNRRWNADATRLLPANVVAGQSALDADLVVQRWAAEFPDSVAACAPYGEVRYPTFLADPRYYRWPVAGDDVRPYRSLLRYSSSLGTAAGVDLEEAVYHGLCELIEHDGLGQALLRWYVAGVADVDLVPVGDLPDGLRSLHAEAVRAAGAPVHLLDVTTDLDVPVYLAASPTAAGEPTRLGAGASLWATDAAARALSELIQVSALSSPAAGSPAVQRLAAWPALQRCALMPLDKLLSGPVRAVPLRADVAGDGSPGWGLEHIRRALVRHGIGYHVCEVAPVDSPIAVATTIAPGLERFSLVRHGMPVVPTGRGWHLWPSPDLATIS; encoded by the coding sequence GTGCCGTTCCGATCCGTGCCCGCGGAGTACGCCCTCGCGACAGCCTCGACTGAGATCAAGCGGCTCGGCCTCACGGCGCGGGCGGTGGCCCTCGGCCCGGCCGCATCACCGACCATGCGCGTCACGCTGTTCCGGGACGGAGCACTGGTCGCCGTGGGTGTGGGAAAGGGAGCGGGTCCCCAGGGCGCGGCGAGCGCGTACTTCGAGGCCCTGGAGCGCCATCTCATGTCTGCCCGCGACAACCGTCGATGGAACGCGGACGCCACGAGGCTGCTGCCGGCGAACGTCGTGGCCGGACAGTCTGCCCTGGATGCCGACCTGGTCGTACAGCGGTGGGCGGCGGAGTTTCCGGACTCTGTCGCGGCGTGTGCCCCCTACGGCGAGGTCCGTTATCCCACATTTCTCGCCGATCCGCGCTACTACCGGTGGCCGGTGGCGGGGGACGACGTCCGGCCGTACCGCAGTCTGCTGCGGTACTCGTCCAGCCTGGGCACCGCGGCCGGCGTCGATTTGGAAGAGGCCGTCTATCACGGCCTCTGCGAGCTGATCGAACACGACGGGCTCGGGCAGGCACTGCTGCGTTGGTATGTCGCCGGCGTCGCGGACGTCGACCTCGTGCCGGTCGGGGATCTGCCGGACGGGTTGCGTTCACTGCATGCAGAGGCCGTACGGGCGGCCGGCGCACCCGTACACCTGCTCGACGTCACCACCGACCTGGATGTGCCGGTTTACCTGGCGGCCAGCCCGACGGCCGCCGGCGAGCCGACCCGGCTCGGGGCCGGCGCTTCGCTCTGGGCCACCGACGCCGCGGCGCGCGCCCTCAGCGAGCTGATCCAGGTCTCTGCGCTCTCCTCACCCGCCGCCGGCTCGCCTGCGGTCCAGCGTCTGGCGGCCTGGCCGGCACTGCAACGATGTGCCCTGATGCCACTCGACAAGTTGCTCTCCGGGCCGGTGCGGGCGGTGCCGCTACGCGCGGACGTAGCCGGCGACGGCAGCCCGGGGTGGGGGCTGGAGCACATCCGGCGGGCTCTGGTCCGTCACGGCATCGGCTACCACGTGTGCGAGGTCGCCCCGGTCGACTCACCGATCGCGGTAGCCACCACGATCGCCCCCGGGCTGGAGCGCTTCAGCCTGGTGCGGCATGGGATGCCCGTCGTCCCGACCGGGCGGGGGTGGCACCTGTGGCCGTCGCCGGACCTGGCGACCATCAGCTGA
- a CDS encoding MFS transporter, giving the protein MAQRIETAGVNGRRLFHRDFSYWYLARSISVAGTAASAVALPLLVYRTSASPMLTAAVVGLEALPYLLFGLFAGAAADRLRRKRMMIIADVCCALLLATVPVAALFDVLAPWYLLVVAFGVGCGFCWFDAAAWGAFVRIVGKPGVTRANSLIWSTEIVLEIAAPATAGLLAAITDPTLVLAFDAATYLVSAALLAQIRTGLDPGPTVARRVRAEIAEGLRHLWRTRVLRTLTAAGFGLNVAAGGVLGLLIVHADEVLDLSPEDQRLGLLYAAVAVGSLVAAVILPRASRWAGQGTLSITGLVIFVAALIGLAGTSVFALAAAWWAIWAVARLTVNANGITVRQLLTPDALQGRVNTTGRMLAWGGTPFGALTGGLAADTYGVRVAYLVLAVPVVLSLALVIASPVRGLRIAVD; this is encoded by the coding sequence GTGGCGCAGCGCATCGAGACAGCCGGCGTCAACGGACGCCGGCTGTTCCACCGCGACTTCTCCTACTGGTACCTCGCCCGATCGATCTCGGTCGCCGGGACCGCTGCCAGTGCCGTCGCCCTGCCACTGCTGGTCTACCGCACGAGCGCCTCCCCGATGCTGACCGCGGCGGTGGTCGGCCTCGAAGCCCTGCCGTACCTGCTGTTCGGGTTGTTCGCCGGCGCTGCCGCCGACCGCCTGCGGCGTAAGCGCATGATGATCATCGCGGACGTGTGCTGCGCACTGCTGCTCGCCACCGTGCCGGTCGCCGCGTTGTTCGATGTGCTTGCCCCCTGGTACCTGCTCGTCGTGGCATTCGGCGTGGGTTGCGGTTTCTGCTGGTTCGACGCCGCGGCGTGGGGCGCCTTCGTGCGAATCGTCGGCAAGCCGGGGGTCACCCGGGCGAACAGTCTCATCTGGTCCACCGAGATCGTGCTGGAAATCGCCGCGCCCGCCACCGCCGGGCTACTTGCCGCTATCACCGATCCCACCCTGGTGCTGGCCTTCGACGCCGCCACCTACCTGGTGTCCGCCGCGCTGCTCGCCCAGATCCGCACTGGGTTGGATCCGGGGCCGACGGTGGCCCGCCGGGTGCGGGCCGAGATCGCCGAAGGACTGCGCCACCTCTGGCGGACGCGGGTCCTGCGGACGCTGACCGCTGCCGGTTTCGGGCTCAACGTCGCCGCCGGCGGCGTGCTGGGTCTGCTCATCGTCCACGCCGACGAGGTGCTCGATCTGAGCCCGGAGGACCAGCGCCTGGGTCTGCTCTACGCGGCCGTCGCGGTCGGCTCACTGGTGGCCGCCGTCATCCTGCCCAGGGCCAGCCGGTGGGCCGGCCAGGGAACGCTGTCCATCACGGGGCTCGTCATCTTCGTCGCGGCCCTCATCGGCTTGGCCGGCACATCGGTGTTCGCCCTGGCGGCGGCGTGGTGGGCCATCTGGGCCGTGGCGCGTCTGACCGTGAACGCGAACGGAATCACTGTGCGCCAACTGCTCACACCCGATGCGTTGCAGGGCCGCGTCAACACCACCGGGCGCATGCTGGCCTGGGGCGGCACTCCGTTCGGCGCCCTGACCGGAGGGCTGGCCGCAGACACCTACGGAGTCCGGGTCGCATACCTGGTGCTGGCTGTGCCCGTCGTGCTCAGCCTCGCTCTGGTCATCGCCTCACCGGTGCGTGGCCTGCGCATCGCGGTCGACTAG